One window of Leptotrichia trevisanii DSM 22070 genomic DNA carries:
- a CDS encoding V-type ATP synthase subunit I, translating to MAIVKMSRFDLVVFAEQRAKVLKKLQKFKEVNFVDIELRDENGEVNKDVVEGVTKYVNNEELTHIDERLYQLSSAISLIKKYDERKTRLRDVIHGNENYTFDELAKKALTYDWKKISSELNQIGAQYSQIKSKISKKYARYDEIDLWERLDVNPKELKSLKKVNTFLGTVPIKLKGSFIDGISKLDKTYYEELKIVKDEVYYLVISSIDESEKEKLAEVFRNSSFTVENLDIDAVPQDYKNELQKEISGLKKEKRRLKAKIKTYSEDLTDLQAVYEYMQNKKLRIVESEKLAQTENTILIKGWIPTEKVNEFEKVVKDEAGDNYYLTFTEADRDDATVPIKLKNGKIASTFENLTGMYAYPRYNEIDPTPLFTPFYILFFGMMGADVGYGLVLLLATMFVLKVVNLSSQMRKSVKFFFYLSFSVIFWGLLYGSYFGATIPGMWRLIDPASQYNDLLIGSIVFGVVHIFVGLAIKAYMLIRDGKSLEAVYDVLFWYMALMGGIVYLIFKLMNLSPVVTNVSMWVMIAGMAGIVLTGGREAKGIGAKLGGGLYSLYGISSYVGDFVSYSRLMALGLSGGFIASAINMIAGMISGSWVGMIFIPVILVAGHLFNMFLSFLGAYVHTSRLMYVEYFGKFYEGGGKPFKDFRTESKYVNLDD from the coding sequence ATGGCAATAGTTAAAATGAGTAGATTTGATTTAGTTGTTTTCGCAGAACAAAGGGCTAAAGTATTAAAGAAACTTCAAAAATTTAAGGAAGTAAATTTTGTAGATATTGAGTTGCGTGATGAAAATGGGGAAGTTAATAAGGATGTTGTTGAAGGCGTTACAAAGTATGTAAACAATGAGGAACTGACTCACATTGATGAGCGTCTTTATCAGTTAAGCAGTGCAATTTCTCTTATTAAAAAATATGATGAGAGAAAAACACGTTTAAGGGATGTTATTCATGGAAATGAAAATTATACGTTTGATGAGTTAGCGAAAAAAGCATTGACTTATGACTGGAAGAAAATTTCTTCTGAGCTAAACCAGATTGGAGCGCAGTATTCACAAATAAAATCGAAAATTTCTAAAAAATATGCACGCTATGACGAAATTGATTTGTGGGAACGGCTGGATGTAAATCCGAAAGAATTAAAGAGCTTGAAAAAGGTAAATACATTTTTGGGGACAGTACCGATAAAATTAAAAGGTAGTTTTATTGACGGCATTTCTAAACTTGATAAAACTTATTATGAAGAGCTGAAAATAGTAAAAGATGAAGTGTATTATCTTGTAATTTCAAGTATTGATGAAAGTGAAAAGGAAAAATTAGCTGAAGTTTTCAGAAACAGCAGTTTTACAGTGGAAAATCTGGATATTGATGCAGTTCCACAAGATTACAAAAATGAATTGCAAAAGGAAATTTCAGGACTGAAAAAGGAAAAACGTAGATTAAAGGCCAAAATCAAAACTTATAGTGAAGACTTAACTGATTTACAGGCGGTTTATGAGTATATGCAAAATAAAAAGCTAAGAATTGTTGAATCAGAAAAATTGGCTCAGACTGAAAATACTATTTTAATAAAGGGATGGATTCCTACTGAAAAGGTAAATGAATTTGAGAAAGTGGTAAAAGACGAGGCTGGGGATAATTATTATTTGACATTTACAGAAGCGGATAGGGATGATGCGACAGTACCGATAAAGTTGAAAAATGGAAAGATTGCAAGTACATTTGAAAATTTGACAGGGATGTATGCTTATCCTAGATATAATGAAATTGATCCGACGCCGCTGTTTACACCGTTTTATATTTTGTTCTTTGGAATGATGGGAGCGGATGTAGGTTATGGGCTTGTATTGCTCTTGGCAACAATGTTTGTTCTAAAAGTAGTAAATTTAAGTTCTCAAATGAGAAAATCTGTCAAGTTTTTCTTTTATTTAAGTTTTTCCGTTATTTTTTGGGGACTTTTATATGGTTCATATTTTGGAGCGACAATTCCAGGAATGTGGAGATTGATAGATCCAGCATCGCAATATAATGATTTATTAATAGGTTCAATTGTGTTTGGTGTAGTCCATATTTTTGTTGGATTGGCAATAAAAGCGTATATGCTAATTAGAGATGGCAAGTCGTTGGAGGCAGTTTATGACGTGCTGTTCTGGTATATGGCACTTATGGGCGGAATAGTTTATTTAATATTCAAACTGATGAATTTATCACCTGTTGTAACAAATGTGTCAATGTGGGTAATGATTGCTGGAATGGCTGGAATCGTACTTACTGGTGGACGTGAAGCTAAGGGGATTGGTGCAAAATTAGGTGGAGGGCTTTACAGCCTTTATGGAATTTCCAGTTATGTGGGAGATTTTGTATCATATTCAAGACTTATGGCTTTGGGGCTTTCTGGTGGATTTATTGCGTCGGCTATAAATATGATTGCCGGAATGATTAGCGGAAGCTGGGTTGGAATGATATTTATTCCAGTAATACTGGTAGCAGGACATTTATTTAATATGTTCTTATCTTTCCTAGGTGCATATGTTCACACTTCAAGACTTATGTATGTAGAATATTTTGGTAAGTTTTATGAAGGTGGAGGAAAGCCGTTTAAAGATTTTAGAACAGAAAGTAAATATGTAAATCTTGATGATTAG
- a CDS encoding ATP synthase subunit G, translating to MAKEVLQKIRDAEGESDKIIADANEKAKDILKNIEQKIKDDGDKMISEANLEVENLKKQSMDDAEKRVKSLLSSEEENVNKILEIDERKIDEVVNLLAERIVK from the coding sequence TTGGCAAAAGAAGTTTTACAAAAAATAAGAGATGCTGAAGGGGAGTCAGATAAAATTATTGCTGATGCAAATGAAAAGGCAAAAGATATTTTGAAAAATATTGAGCAGAAAATAAAGGATGACGGCGATAAAATGATTTCTGAGGCAAATCTTGAAGTGGAAAATTTGAAGAAACAGTCAATGGATGATGCCGAAAAAAGAGTAAAATCTCTTTTAAGCAGTGAAGAGGAAAATGTAAATAAAATTCTCGAAATTGACGAAAGAAAAATAGATGAAGTTGTTAATTTATTAGCAGAGAGGATTGTGAAATAA
- the rsmH gene encoding 16S rRNA (cytosine(1402)-N(4))-methyltransferase RsmH, translating into MEYHKPVLLDEVIDNIITDKDAIYVDCTLGGGGHTEGILENSSENSKVIAIDQDIQAIEFAKKRLEKYENKLQIFQDNFRNIDTAVYLAGFEKVDRILMDIGVSSNQLDNAKRGFSYRFAARLDMRMDSNLKISAYEVVNNFSEKEIADIIYKYGEEPKSRKIAKKIVEYRKNKPVETTTELADIVIKSIGKSMKRHPAKRTFQAIRIFVNKELEVLSETLDKTIKLLNKNGRLLVITFHSLEDRIVKEKFREYEDPCTCPKDIPICVCNKKSLGKIITKKPIIAKKLELEENNRAHSAKLRIFERSE; encoded by the coding sequence ATGGAATATCATAAGCCCGTACTGCTTGACGAAGTGATAGATAATATAATAACAGATAAAGATGCAATTTATGTTGACTGTACGCTTGGTGGCGGTGGGCATACAGAGGGTATTCTGGAAAATTCTTCTGAAAATTCAAAGGTTATTGCAATTGATCAGGATATACAAGCTATTGAATTTGCAAAAAAAAGGCTTGAGAAATATGAAAATAAACTTCAAATATTTCAAGATAATTTTAGAAATATTGATACTGCTGTTTATCTTGCGGGCTTTGAAAAAGTAGATCGGATACTGATGGATATAGGAGTTTCCTCAAATCAGCTGGATAATGCTAAAAGAGGTTTTTCATACAGGTTTGCGGCAAGGCTGGATATGCGGATGGACAGTAACTTAAAAATAAGTGCTTATGAAGTTGTCAATAATTTTTCTGAAAAGGAAATAGCCGATATTATTTACAAATACGGCGAAGAGCCAAAATCAAGAAAAATTGCAAAAAAAATTGTAGAATATAGAAAAAATAAGCCAGTTGAAACTACAACGGAACTTGCGGATATTGTTATAAAATCAATAGGAAAAAGTATGAAACGGCATCCTGCCAAAAGAACATTTCAGGCTATAAGAATTTTTGTGAATAAGGAGCTTGAGGTGCTAAGCGAAACATTGGATAAAACGATAAAACTACTTAATAAAAATGGTAGGCTTTTAGTAATTACTTTTCATTCACTGGAAGACAGAATTGTAAAGGAAAAATTTCGTGAATATGAAGATCCATGTACTTGTCCAAAGGATATACCAATTTGTGTATGTAACAAAAAAAGTTTAGGAAAGATAATTACAAAAAAACCAATTATTGCTAAAAAGTTAGAATTAGAAGAAAATAACCGGGCACATTCAGCAAAATTGAGAATTTTTGAAAGGAGTGAATAA
- a CDS encoding DJ-1 family glyoxalase III → MENKKVAVFLANGFEEIEAVTPIDLLQRAGITVDTVSITKENLVESARKMKILADKIIDEINFSEYDMLILPGGPGVGNYFNSKTLLDNVLKFSKDSENKKIAAICAAPTVLASLGILEGKNAVCFPACENELVKGKALLGKDRAVTDGNVITSRSAGTALDFAFEIISELLGEKEAKRIAEEIVYR, encoded by the coding sequence ATGGAAAATAAAAAAGTCGCAGTATTCTTAGCTAATGGATTTGAGGAAATTGAAGCAGTAACCCCAATTGATTTGCTTCAAAGGGCAGGAATTACAGTAGATACAGTTTCAATCACAAAGGAGAACCTTGTGGAAAGTGCGAGAAAAATGAAGATATTGGCAGATAAGATAATTGATGAAATTAATTTTTCTGAATACGATATGTTAATATTGCCTGGTGGTCCTGGAGTTGGAAATTATTTTAATTCAAAGACACTATTAGATAACGTGTTAAAATTTTCAAAAGATAGTGAAAATAAAAAAATTGCAGCTATTTGTGCTGCTCCTACAGTATTGGCGAGTCTTGGAATTTTGGAAGGAAAAAATGCAGTGTGTTTTCCAGCGTGTGAAAACGAACTGGTAAAAGGGAAGGCATTGCTAGGAAAAGATAGAGCTGTTACGGATGGCAATGTTATAACAAGCAGAAGTGCGGGAACGGCACTGGATTTTGCCTTTGAAATTATTAGTGAACTTTTGGGTGAAAAAGAGGCGAAAAGAATTGCTGAGGAAATTGTTTACAGATAG